The following are encoded together in the Methanosarcina flavescens genome:
- a CDS encoding PKD domain-containing protein, translated as MKRIAIFFVIALLVLMPYSAMASAPSVSCKGGTCSNLKITKVNISNAVSKTVPAKIGFTGYISGPVKLVQYTVIDPKTGKVVGSTSAYCSKCTTKGICSCSCIIKQAGTFDVKITAYGSGNCCVSTVKKAAITIGSAKAPSNDPAKAPSNDPAKAPSNDPAKFVPGFKSVVSGKKVTFKDTTSGVEPVRWDWNFGDGYRSNAQNPTHTYKKAGTYTVCLTVYANNNNYKLVCNKVVVK; from the coding sequence ATGAAACGAATAGCCATTTTCTTTGTAATAGCTTTACTGGTATTGATGCCATATTCTGCAATGGCAAGCGCTCCAAGTGTATCGTGCAAAGGAGGTACATGTAGTAATCTGAAGATTACCAAGGTTAATATAAGCAATGCAGTAAGCAAAACTGTACCGGCTAAGATTGGGTTCACAGGCTATATATCAGGTCCTGTTAAACTTGTCCAGTATACGGTAATCGATCCGAAAACTGGAAAGGTCGTCGGTTCAACAAGCGCCTACTGTTCGAAATGCACGACTAAAGGGATCTGCTCCTGCTCGTGTATAATAAAACAGGCTGGAACCTTTGATGTAAAGATAACTGCATACGGTTCTGGGAACTGTTGTGTGAGTACGGTTAAAAAGGCAGCCATTACAATAGGATCTGCAAAAGCACCTTCAAATGACCCTGCAAAAGCACCTTCAAATGACCCTGCAAAAGCACCTTCAAATGACCCTGCGAAATTCGTTCCAGGTTTCAAATCCGTAGTCTCAGGAAAGAAAGTAACCTTTAAAGACACGACATCAGGTGTTGAACCTGTAAGATGGGACTGGAACTTCGGTGACGGCTACCGATCAAATGCACAGAATCCGACTCATACATATAAAAAGGCAGGAACTTATACAGTTTGCTTGACTGTATACGCTAATAATAACAATTACAAACTTGTCTGTAATAAAGTAGTTGTTAAATAA
- a CDS encoding glycoside hydrolase family 130 protein produces MVWKDHGELFIRHRKNPILTVADWPYRANSVFNPAAAIVDGKILLLVRVEDHRGFSHFTVATSENGIDGWEIDSKPTFFPDPVNYPEEIYGVEDPRITYIDELKKWAIVYVAFSDSGPLPAIAFTEDFRNFERIGPVMPPDNKDAAVFPVRFNGMWAMLHRPAPTVHTLKANIWISFSPDMKSWERHDVLLYAREGGWWDAYKIGLSPQPLYTPEGWLIMYHGVRQTTPKLSYRLGLALLDLEDPTKVLHRSEGWVFGPKEPYERSGDVNDVVFPCGWVVVGDELRIYYGAADTSVSLATAKLKDIMEYIRGCPEEQCPD; encoded by the coding sequence ATGGTCTGGAAAGATCATGGGGAGCTATTTATACGGCACAGGAAAAATCCTATACTTACAGTTGCAGATTGGCCTTATCGAGCCAATTCAGTATTTAATCCTGCAGCCGCGATAGTTGATGGTAAAATTCTGCTACTGGTCAGGGTTGAAGACCACAGGGGATTTTCTCACTTTACGGTCGCCACGAGTGAGAATGGGATTGATGGATGGGAAATCGATAGTAAGCCAACCTTTTTTCCGGATCCTGTAAATTATCCTGAGGAAATATACGGTGTTGAGGATCCGCGCATAACTTACATAGATGAACTGAAAAAGTGGGCAATAGTATATGTGGCTTTTTCAGATTCTGGCCCTTTACCAGCGATTGCATTTACCGAAGATTTCCGTAATTTTGAACGAATAGGACCCGTAATGCCGCCTGATAATAAAGACGCCGCAGTTTTCCCTGTAAGATTTAACGGGATGTGGGCAATGCTGCACAGACCTGCGCCTACCGTTCACACTTTGAAAGCAAATATCTGGATTTCCTTTTCCCCGGATATGAAATCATGGGAAAGGCATGATGTGCTTCTGTATGCCAGGGAAGGCGGATGGTGGGATGCTTACAAGATCGGTCTGTCGCCGCAGCCCCTCTATACGCCTGAAGGGTGGTTAATTATGTACCATGGGGTACGCCAGACGACCCCGAAATTAAGCTACCGGCTCGGACTGGCTCTTCTTGATCTTGAGGATCCCACCAAAGTGCTACACAGGTCGGAAGGCTGGGTTTTTGGACCCAAGGAGCCATACGAACGCAGTGGAGATGTCAACGATGTTGTTTTTCCCTGCGGATGGGTTGTGGTAGGTGACGAACTCCGCATTTATTACGGAGCTGCTGATACTTCGGTATCACTGGCTACTGCAAAATTGAAAGATATAATGGAGTATATCCGCGGATGCCCTGAGGAACAGTGTCCTGATTAA